From Vitis vinifera cultivar Pinot Noir 40024 chromosome 14, ASM3070453v1, a single genomic window includes:
- the LOC100266479 gene encoding GDSL esterase/lipase At1g09390, with product MASHSHSPLLSRLLPPPHFFFLLLPWLLISLPNPVLSQCHHTPVIFSFGDSNSDTGGLVAGLGFPVNFPNGRTFFRRSTGRLSDGRLIIDLLCQSLSANFLSPYLDSVKSNFTNGANFAIVGSSTLPKYIPFALNIQVMQFLHFKASSLDPMVAGPRHLINDEGFRNALYLFDIGQNDLADSFSKNLSYAQVVKRIPFILAEIKYAIQTMYDQGGRKFWIHNTGPLGCLPQKLSLVPKKPGDLDPYGCLSAYNDVARLFNEGLRHLCQEMRSQLKDSTIVYVDIFAIKYDLIANSTKHGFSSPLMACCGYGGPPYNYNIRVTCGQPGHQVCKEGSQFVSWDGIHFTEAANTIVASKILSMDYSTPRIPFDFFCNR from the exons ATGGCTTCTCACTCTCACTCTCCACTGCTCtctcgtcttcttcctcctccccatttcttcttccttcttcttccATGGCTTCTCATTTCTCTCCCAAACCCAGTTCTCTCTCAGTGCCACCACACTCCCGTTATATTCTCTTTCGGCGATTCCAACTCTGACACTGGCGGACTCGTCGCCGGGCTCGGCTTCCCAGTCAACTTCCCCAATGGCCGTACCTTCTTCCGCAGATCAACTGGCCGTCTCTCCGACGGACGCCTCATCATCGATCTTCTCT GCCAGAGCTTGAGTGCAAATTTTTTGAGCCCATATCTAGATTCTGTGAAGTCCAACTTCACCAATGGGGCCAATTTTGCAATTGTGGGGTCATCTACTCTCCCTAAATATATTCCTTTTGCTTTGAATATTCAAGTTATGCAGTTTCTCCATTTCAAGGCTAGCTCACTTGATCCTATGGTTGCAG GTCCAAGACATTTGATCAATGATGAAGGGTTCCGGAATGCACTCTACCTATTTGATATCGGGCAAAACGACCTTGCTGATTCATTCTCCAAAAACCTATCATATGCACAAGTTGTGAAGAGAATCCCATTCATACTTGCTGAAATCAAGTATGCCATTCAG ACTATGTATGATCAAGGAGGCAGGAAATTTTGGATACACAACACTGGGCCATTGGGTTGTCTCCCTCAGAAACTCTCCTTAGTACCTAAGAAACCGGGCGATCTTGATCCATATGGATGTCTCTCTGCATACAATGATGTTGCAAGATTATTCAACGAAGGACTGCGCCACTTGTGCCAAGAGATGAGATCCCAATtgaaggattctaccattgtgtACGTAGATATATTTGCCATCAAGTATGATCTCATTGCCAACTCTACCAAACACG GTTTTTCAAGCCCATTAATGGCGTGTTGTGGCTATGGTGGACCGCCATACAACTACAACATCAGGGTTACATGTGGGCAGCCTGGGCACCAGGTCTGCAAAGAAGGGTCTCAATTTGTAAGTTGGGATGGAATTCACTTTACTGAAGCTGCCAACACCATTGTTGCTTCGAAAATCCTTTCAATGGACTACTCTACACCTCGCATaccatttgatttcttttgcaACAGATGA
- the LOC100261273 gene encoding WAT1-related protein At1g09380 isoform X1, with translation MGGDYLPFLAMFLVQMGYAGMNIFVKLAMDSGMNPFILVAYRQIFATVAMIPFAYFLERKTRPKITRIVLFQAFLSSIFGATLNQILYFIGLKHSNPTLGCAFNNLFPAMTFLLAVPFRLETVGIKTRPGQAKVLGTVVCIGGAMILTFYRGHAINIGESGIHWKYAEQLKTRDSQSGANFILGPFLLITSCISWAIWFIIQGRMCVKFAAPYTSSTLMCFMASIECGVIGLFVDHQPSAWSLNDSIRLIAALYSAIVCTALAFCLMSWTIQRKGPLYVSVFSPLLLVIVAILSWALLRDKLHFGTVVGSLFVVLGLYAVLWGKGKEENQRGSREEAEEGKEDLELQINGKLYIRS, from the exons atgggtGGTGATTATCTGCCTTTTCTGGCCATGTTTCTTGTCCAAATGGGCTATGCTGGAATGAATATCTTTGTGAAGCTGGCCATGGATTCTGGGATGAACCCCTTCATCCTCGTCGCTTATAGGCAAATCTTTGCCACTGTGGCCATGATTCCTTTTGCTTATTTTCTTGAGAG GAAAACAAGACCCAAGATTACAAGAATTGTTCTATTCCAAGCCTTCTTGTCTTCCATTTTCGG GGCAACCTTGAACCAGATCCTTTACTTCATTGGGCTAAAACATTCCAACCCGACACTAGGCTGCGCATTTAACAACCTTTTCCCAGCCATGACTTTCCTCCTTGCTGTCCCCTTCAG GCTTGAAACAGTGGGAATTAAGACAAGGCCAGGTCAGGCTAAGGTGCTGGGAACAGTAGTATGTATAGGAGGGGCCATGATACTGACATTTTACAGAGGACACGCCATCAATATCGGTGAATCCGGCATCCATTGGAAGTATGCAGAGCAGCTAAAAACTAGAGATTCTCAGAGTGGGGCCAACTTCATCTTGGGACCTTTTCTTCTGATCACCAGCTGTATTTCTTGGGCCATATGGTTCATAATTCAA GGAAGAATGTGTGTGAAGTTTGCAGCTCCTTACACAAGTTCCACTCTGATGTGCTTCATGGCCAGCATTGAGTGTGGAGTCATTGGCTTGTTTGTTGACCACCAACCTTCAGCATGGTCATTAAATGATTCCATCAGGCTTATTGCAGCTCTTTACTCG GCAATTGTGTGTACTGCACTAGCATTTTGCCTCATGTCCTGGACTATACAAAGGAAAGGTCCTCTCTACGTGTCAGTCTTCAGCCCCTTGCTCCTTGTCATTGTGGCCATTCTCAGCTGGGCCCTTCTTCGCGACAAACTACACTTTGGGAC TGTTGTAGGGTCTCTGTTTGTTGTTTTGGGGCTCTATGCTGTTCTATGGGGAAAGGGTAAGGAGGAGAACCAGAGGGGCAGCAGGGAAGAGGCAGAAGAGGGGAAGGAAGACTTGGAGTTGCAGATAAATGGGAAGCTTTACATCAGAAGTTGA
- the LOC100261273 gene encoding WAT1-related protein At1g09380 isoform X2, with the protein MKTRPKITRIVLFQAFLSSIFGATLNQILYFIGLKHSNPTLGCAFNNLFPAMTFLLAVPFRLETVGIKTRPGQAKVLGTVVCIGGAMILTFYRGHAINIGESGIHWKYAEQLKTRDSQSGANFILGPFLLITSCISWAIWFIIQGRMCVKFAAPYTSSTLMCFMASIECGVIGLFVDHQPSAWSLNDSIRLIAALYSAIVCTALAFCLMSWTIQRKGPLYVSVFSPLLLVIVAILSWALLRDKLHFGTVVGSLFVVLGLYAVLWGKGKEENQRGSREEAEEGKEDLELQINGKLYIRS; encoded by the exons AT GAAAACAAGACCCAAGATTACAAGAATTGTTCTATTCCAAGCCTTCTTGTCTTCCATTTTCGG GGCAACCTTGAACCAGATCCTTTACTTCATTGGGCTAAAACATTCCAACCCGACACTAGGCTGCGCATTTAACAACCTTTTCCCAGCCATGACTTTCCTCCTTGCTGTCCCCTTCAG GCTTGAAACAGTGGGAATTAAGACAAGGCCAGGTCAGGCTAAGGTGCTGGGAACAGTAGTATGTATAGGAGGGGCCATGATACTGACATTTTACAGAGGACACGCCATCAATATCGGTGAATCCGGCATCCATTGGAAGTATGCAGAGCAGCTAAAAACTAGAGATTCTCAGAGTGGGGCCAACTTCATCTTGGGACCTTTTCTTCTGATCACCAGCTGTATTTCTTGGGCCATATGGTTCATAATTCAA GGAAGAATGTGTGTGAAGTTTGCAGCTCCTTACACAAGTTCCACTCTGATGTGCTTCATGGCCAGCATTGAGTGTGGAGTCATTGGCTTGTTTGTTGACCACCAACCTTCAGCATGGTCATTAAATGATTCCATCAGGCTTATTGCAGCTCTTTACTCG GCAATTGTGTGTACTGCACTAGCATTTTGCCTCATGTCCTGGACTATACAAAGGAAAGGTCCTCTCTACGTGTCAGTCTTCAGCCCCTTGCTCCTTGTCATTGTGGCCATTCTCAGCTGGGCCCTTCTTCGCGACAAACTACACTTTGGGAC TGTTGTAGGGTCTCTGTTTGTTGTTTTGGGGCTCTATGCTGTTCTATGGGGAAAGGGTAAGGAGGAGAACCAGAGGGGCAGCAGGGAAGAGGCAGAAGAGGGGAAGGAAGACTTGGAGTTGCAGATAAATGGGAAGCTTTACATCAGAAGTTGA